A single Saccopteryx bilineata isolate mSacBil1 chromosome 9, mSacBil1_pri_phased_curated, whole genome shotgun sequence DNA region contains:
- the ADGRG5 gene encoding adhesion G-protein coupled receptor G5, translated as MLLKNLERMPRRAGSTNFSYLIHDLERRLLGINFSGFNLTLETPTIQTLVFKLDCNFAGLSLNSNALKHVPKTWGRHAMQFPTELTQKACRTRPKELRLICIYFFTNRFFQNNNNLSLLNNYVLGAQLGHGHVNNLTEPINISFWHNQSLESHTMTCVYWKEGASKRYWGVWSPEGCRTEHPSPSQVLCRCNHLSYFAVLMQLSTAPLPVELLAPLTYISLVGCSVSIVASLLTLLLHFHTRKQSDSITCIHMNLHASVLLLNVTFLLSPVLAKPSVPGSVCVALAAVLHYALLSCLTWMAIEGFNLYLLLGRVYNIYIRRYVLKLCTVGWGVPAFLVLFLLAIKSSVYGPRAIPLSDSHGNGTGFQNMSICWVQSPGVHGVLVMGYGGLTALFNLVVLAWAMWVLRRLKVREKALGPRACRDTVTVLGLTVLLGTTWALAFFSFGVFLLPQLFLFTIFNSLYSFFLFLWFCSQRCRSEARVEAKMETFSSSQTMQ; from the exons ATGTTGTTGAAGAATTTGGAGAGGATGCCCAGGAGAGCGGGCTCAACTAATTTTTCTTA CTTAATCCATGATCTGGAGCGGAGACTGCTGGGTATCAACTTCAGCGGCTTCAACCTCACCTTGGAGACGCCCACCATTCAGACGCTGGTCTTCAAGCTGGACTGCAACTTTGCTGGCCTCTCGCTGAACAGCAATGCTCTGAAGCATGTCCCCAAG ACCTGGGGCCGGCATGCTATGCAGTTCCCGACTGAGCTGACCCAGAAGGCCTGCAGGACGCGCCCCAAGGAACTGCGTCTCATCTGTATCTACTTCTTCACCAACCGCTTCTTCCAG AATAACAACAACTTATCTCTGCTCAACAACTACGTCCTTGGGGCCCAGTTAGGCCACGGACACGTGAACAACCTCACGGAGCCGATCAACATCAGCTTCTGGCACAACCAAAGCCTG GAAAGCCACACGATGACCTGTGTCTACTGGAAGGAAGGAGCCAGCAAGCGCTACTGGGGGGTCTGGAGCCCTGAAGGCTGTCGCACAGAGCATCCCTCACCTTCCCAGGTGCTCTGCCGCTGCAACCACCTCAGCTACTTTGCTGTTCTCATG CAACTCTCCACAGCGCCGCTCCCCGTGGAGCTGCTGGCGCCTCTCACGTACATCTCCCTGGTGGGCTGCAGCGTCTCCATCGTGGCTTCCCTGCTCACTCTGCTGCTGCACTTCCACACCAG GAAGCAGAGTGACTCCATAACATGCATCCACATGAACCTGCATGCCTCTGTCCTGCTCCTGAATGTCACCTTCCTGCTGAGCCCTGTGCTGGCCAAACCCTCCGTGCCCGGGTCAGTGTGCGTGGCACTGGCCGCCGTTCTGCACTACGCGCTGCTCAGCTGCCTCACCTGGATGGCCATTGAGGGCTTCAACCTCTACCTTCTCCTGGGGCGTGTCTACAACATCTACATCCGGAGATATGTGCTCAAGCTCTGCACGGTGGGCTGGG GTGTCCCAGCCTTCCTGGTACTGTTCCTCCTTGCCATCAAGAGCTCAGTTTATGGCCCCCGCGCGATCCCACTTTCCGACAGCCACGGGAACGGCACGGGCTTCCAGAACATGTCCAT ATGCTGGGTGCAGAGCCCTGGGGTGCACGGTGTCCTGGTCATGGGCTACGGTGGCCTCACAGCCCTCTTCAACCTGGTGGTGCTGGCCTGGGCCATGTGGGTCCTGCGTCGACTGAAGGTCCGGGAGAAGGCGCTGGGCCCCCGGGCCTGCAGGGACACCGTCACCGTGCTGGGCCTCACCGTGCTGCTGGGCACCACCTGGGCCTTGGCCTTCTTCTCCTTCGGGGTCTTCCTGCTGCCCCAGCTCTTCCTCTTCACCATCTTCAACTCGCTCTACA gtttcttcctcttcctgtggTTCTGCTCCCAGAGGTGTCGCTCAGAGGCTCGGGTGGAGGCAAAGATGGAGACATTCAGCTCCTCCCAGACCATGCAGTAG